Part of the Tolypothrix sp. PCC 7910 genome, GCGGGGGATTTGGCACGTAGCCAGGCTAGGACAATACAATAAACTGATACACCTTTGGCTTGGGCTAATTTAGCGATCGCAGGAATATCTTGCAAGTTTTGATGGCGACGACTACCACCAAAGGGACTCCAAGGTAAAAAGGTTAATCCTTCCTGTTCGCAATACTCCAACACACCATCGCGTTCTGGTTGTCGTTCCCAAGGATTATATTGATTTTGGACTGAGACAACATCAACTAAATCCCGCGCTTGCTGAATCTGTTCGACAGAAAAATTAGAAACTCCCACAAACCGAATTAAACCAGCTTCTACCGCTTCCTTAACTGGTGCGAGGGATTCTGCAATTTTGTATTTGGGATCGGGGGCGTGATATTGCCACAAATCTATTGGTTTATTTCCACCCAAAGCCTGAAAACTTTCACGAATGGTTTCGCGTAAATGTTTGGGGTTCCCGTTGCGTATCCAGTTCCCATTAGGACGCATTAAAC contains:
- a CDS encoding aldo/keto reductase, translating into METKQLGKTGVSVSAIGLGGMPMSISNRPAESESIAVIHRALDLGITFIDTADSYCLDEADKHHNERLINKALSSYNGDVSQVVVATKGGLMRPNGNWIRNGNPKHLRETIRESFQALGGNKPIDLWQYHAPDPKYKIAESLAPVKEAVEAGLIRFVGVSNFSVEQIQQARDLVDVVSVQNQYNPWERQPERDGVLEYCEQEGLTFLPWSPFGGSRRHQNLQDIPAIAKLAQAKGVSVYCIVLAWLRAKSPAILPIPGASKVASIEDSVSAINIKLSKEEVQKIDQGT